The Paracoccus liaowanqingii genome window below encodes:
- a CDS encoding tol-pal system YbgF family protein, whose amino-acid sequence MRLRAALILALALPTGALAQAAPDAATLADMRLQVTELRGQLQGLRAELVASGAAGFQAAGGAGAIDRMNAMEAQLMRLTNQTEQLQNRVNRIAGDGERRLADLEFRLCEVDPACDLSALTVPQAPGGLTPELAPSRPAADGGGAPAATAAERSDFDAASAVMASGDHARAAQMFADVAETHAGGPLTAEALFLRGQALDMAGQPRDAAAAWLEGFAADPDGVLAGDSLLGIARVIEGQGEATAACLYLAEIPARFPGSPQALEAEQQVTRLGCGISDLGALDPLLDPALDPEAAADMAEHQ is encoded by the coding sequence ATGCGGCTGCGCGCGGCCCTGATCCTGGCGCTGGCGCTGCCCACGGGCGCGCTGGCGCAGGCGGCGCCGGATGCCGCGACGCTGGCCGACATGCGCCTGCAGGTCACCGAACTGCGCGGCCAGCTGCAGGGTCTGCGAGCCGAACTGGTCGCCTCGGGCGCCGCCGGGTTCCAGGCGGCGGGCGGGGCCGGGGCCATCGACCGCATGAACGCGATGGAGGCGCAGCTGATGCGCCTGACAAACCAGACCGAACAGCTGCAGAACCGCGTCAACCGCATCGCCGGGGATGGCGAGCGGCGGCTGGCCGATCTGGAGTTCCGCCTGTGCGAGGTCGATCCCGCCTGCGATCTGAGCGCGCTGACCGTGCCGCAGGCGCCGGGCGGGCTGACGCCAGAGCTGGCGCCCTCGCGCCCCGCCGCGGATGGGGGCGGGGCACCCGCCGCGACCGCGGCGGAACGGTCCGATTTCGACGCCGCCAGCGCCGTGATGGCCAGCGGCGATCATGCCCGCGCGGCGCAGATGTTCGCCGACGTGGCCGAGACTCATGCCGGCGGCCCCCTGACCGCCGAGGCGCTGTTCCTGCGGGGGCAGGCGCTGGACATGGCCGGACAGCCCCGCGACGCCGCCGCCGCCTGGCTGGAGGGCTTTGCCGCCGACCCGGACGGCGTGCTGGCGGGCGACAGCCTGCTGGGCATCGCCCGGGTGATCGAGGGGCAGGGCGAGGCGACCGCCGCCTGCCTCTATCTGGCCGAGATCCCGGCCCGCTTTCCCGGCAGCCCCCAGGCCCTCGAGGCCGAGCAGCAGGTGACGCGCCTCGGCTGCGGCATCAGCGATCTGGGCGCGCTGGACCCGCTGCTGGATCCCGCGCTGGACCCCGAGGCGGCGGCCGACATGGCCGAACACCAGTGA
- a CDS encoding sulfotransferase-like domain-containing protein: MAERRIAMWSGPRNLSTAMMRSFAARGDCACVDEPFYAHYLLRTGLPHPIRDAVIASQPARWQDVLPALTVTPPDRPIQYQKHMVQHMLPRMDLGWTAGLTNVFLIRDPERVAASFSAKRGLPDPAELGFDRQWRMWQEMAAHGPAPVVIDSADIRRDPARALQALCAAIDIPWTPAMLAWPAGAQACDGVWGAVWYDAVNRSTGFAGPEGPPPSLEGPLAALAARLRPSYEAIASHRLRIA; encoded by the coding sequence ATGGCTGAGCGGCGCATCGCCATGTGGTCGGGACCGCGCAACCTGTCCACCGCGATGATGCGCAGCTTTGCCGCCCGGGGCGACTGCGCCTGCGTGGACGAGCCCTTCTACGCCCATTACCTGCTGCGGACCGGGCTGCCCCATCCGATACGCGACGCGGTCATCGCCAGCCAGCCCGCCCGCTGGCAGGACGTGCTGCCCGCGCTGACCGTGACGCCGCCGGACCGGCCCATCCAGTACCAGAAGCACATGGTCCAGCACATGCTGCCCAGGATGGATCTGGGCTGGACGGCGGGGCTGACCAACGTCTTCCTGATCCGCGATCCCGAACGGGTGGCGGCCTCGTTCTCGGCCAAGCGCGGCCTGCCCGATCCGGCGGAGCTGGGCTTCGACCGCCAGTGGCGGATGTGGCAGGAGATGGCGGCGCACGGCCCCGCGCCGGTGGTCATCGACAGCGCCGACATCCGCCGGGATCCGGCCCGTGCGCTACAGGCCCTGTGCGCGGCCATCGACATCCCCTGGACCCCCGCGATGCTGGCCTGGCCCGCCGGCGCGCAGGCCTGCGACGGGGTCTGGGGCGCGGTCTGGTACGATGCGGTCAACCGCTCGACCGGCTTCGCGGGCCCCGAGGGACCGCCCCCGTCGCTGGAGGGACCGCTGGCCGCGCTTGCGGCGCGGCTGCGTCCGTCCTACGAGGCGATTGCGTCCCACCGCCTGCGCATTGCGTAA
- the tilS gene encoding tRNA lysidine(34) synthetase TilS: MTVDPAGRILAALDRLAGDLPALGLAVSGGGDSIAMMHVAAEWARGRRLMVATVDHGLREDSAQEAEEVARAARALGLPHAILLWRRDTQVGNLMAQARDARLRLLSGWAQHNGLPAVALGHTANDLAETLVMRLARGSGIDGLAAMAEWRDAFGMRWLRPMLGAGRADLRDWLSARGIGWIDDPTNDNADYDRVRARQAIASLGLDVSGLARSAGHIGDARDALSDYAALVSKEAEAERGSLTLSRAALREAPPEIRRRILVAACRWVTGGDYPPRRATLLHALEAVMAQGRVTLDGAMISPTATGLRVTREAAAAQRAGATTGAVWDRRWKIGGLAPGQHVAALGFDALARLPWRDSGLLRDEAAASPAIWQGEALVAAPLLRDHASWTLRPLRGAADFRRLVKAH, from the coding sequence GTGACGGTGGACCCCGCCGGCCGCATCCTGGCCGCGCTGGACCGGCTGGCCGGCGATTTGCCGGCGCTTGGGCTGGCGGTCTCGGGCGGGGGCGATTCGATCGCGATGATGCATGTCGCCGCGGAATGGGCGCGGGGCCGGCGGCTGATGGTCGCGACCGTGGACCACGGCCTGCGCGAGGACAGCGCGCAGGAGGCCGAGGAGGTCGCCCGCGCCGCCCGTGCCCTGGGCCTGCCGCATGCGATCCTGCTCTGGCGCCGCGACACGCAGGTGGGCAACCTGATGGCCCAGGCCCGCGACGCGCGGCTGCGGCTGCTGTCGGGCTGGGCGCAGCACAACGGCCTGCCCGCCGTGGCCCTTGGCCATACCGCCAACGATCTGGCCGAGACGCTGGTCATGCGGCTGGCGCGCGGCTCGGGCATCGACGGGCTGGCGGCGATGGCCGAATGGCGCGACGCCTTCGGGATGCGCTGGCTGCGGCCGATGCTGGGGGCGGGCCGGGCCGACCTGCGCGATTGGCTGAGCGCGCGCGGGATCGGCTGGATCGACGATCCGACCAATGACAATGCCGATTACGACCGCGTCCGCGCCCGGCAGGCCATCGCCTCGCTTGGGCTGGACGTGTCGGGGCTGGCGCGCTCCGCCGGCCATATCGGCGATGCCCGCGACGCGCTGTCCGACTATGCCGCGCTGGTCTCGAAGGAGGCCGAGGCCGAGCGGGGCAGCCTGACCCTGTCGCGCGCCGCCCTGCGCGAGGCCCCGCCCGAGATCCGCCGCCGCATCCTGGTCGCGGCCTGCCGGTGGGTGACCGGGGGCGACTATCCCCCCCGCCGCGCCACGCTGCTGCACGCGCTGGAGGCGGTGATGGCGCAGGGCCGCGTCACGCTGGACGGGGCGATGATCTCTCCGACCGCGACCGGGCTGCGGGTCACCCGCGAGGCCGCCGCCGCGCAGCGGGCCGGTGCCACGACGGGCGCGGTCTGGGACCGCCGCTGGAAGATCGGGGGCCTGGCGCCCGGCCAGCATGTCGCGGCGCTCGGCTTCGATGCTCTGGCGCGGCTGCCTTGGCGTGATTCGGGGCTGCTGCGCGACGAGGCCGCGGCCAGCCCCGCGATCTGGCAGGGCGAGGCGCTTGTGGCCGCGCCGCTGCTGCGCGATCATGCGTCCTGGACGCTGCGCCCCCTGCGGGGCGCGGCAGATTTCCGCAGGCTGGTGAAGGCGCATTGA
- the ftsH gene encoding ATP-dependent zinc metalloprotease FtsH translates to MGNARNFAFWVVLFLMILALFNLFSDGSNTMNSRQISYSDFIQRVQNDQVSAVTIDGEDVAITGTDGQQYASVRPMGEDISDRLIQQGVDVRVVKQQSSGFMSMLGVWLPFILLIGVWIFFMNRMQGGGKGGAMGFGKSRAKLLTEKHGRVTFDDVAGIDEAKEELEEIVEFLRNPQKFSRLGGKIPKGALLVGPPGTGKTLLARAIAGEAGVPFFTISGSDFVEMFVGVGASRVRDMFEQAKKSAPCILFIDEIDAVGRARGVGIGGGNDEREQTLNQLLVEMDGFEANEGIIIVAATNRKDVLDPALLRPGRFDRQIHVPNPDIKGREKILSVHARKVPVGPDVDLRLIARGTPGFSGADLMNLVNEAALTAARIGRRFVSMADFESAKDKVMLGVERRSLVLTPEQKEKTAYHEAGHAVVGLSLPKCDPVYKATIIPRGGALGMVVSLPEMDRLNFHKDEAKQKITMTMAGKAAEIIKYGEEGVSNGPAGDIQQASALARAMVMRWGMSDKVGAVDYAEAHEGYNGSTGGFSVSAATKELIEQEVRDLIEEGYQEAYRILIEKEVEFERMARGLLEYETLTGEEIARILRGDALDGGDDDTPPSLIPAVTAIPKTGAAPNPGGDPAPA, encoded by the coding sequence TTGGGCAATGCACGCAACTTCGCCTTCTGGGTGGTACTGTTCCTGATGATCCTGGCCCTGTTCAACCTGTTCAGCGACGGGTCGAACACCATGAACAGCCGCCAGATCAGCTATTCCGACTTCATCCAGCGCGTGCAGAACGATCAGGTCAGCGCCGTGACGATCGATGGCGAGGATGTCGCGATCACCGGCACCGACGGCCAGCAGTACGCCAGTGTCCGCCCGATGGGCGAGGATATCAGCGACCGGCTGATCCAGCAGGGCGTCGACGTGCGGGTCGTCAAGCAGCAGAGCAGCGGCTTCATGTCGATGCTGGGCGTCTGGCTGCCCTTCATCCTGCTGATCGGGGTGTGGATCTTCTTCATGAACCGCATGCAGGGCGGCGGGAAGGGCGGCGCGATGGGCTTTGGCAAGTCGCGCGCCAAGCTGCTGACCGAAAAGCATGGCCGCGTCACCTTCGACGACGTGGCGGGCATCGACGAGGCCAAGGAAGAGCTGGAAGAGATCGTCGAGTTCCTGCGCAACCCCCAGAAGTTCAGCCGCCTCGGCGGCAAGATCCCGAAGGGCGCGCTGCTGGTCGGCCCTCCGGGCACCGGCAAGACGCTGCTGGCCCGCGCCATCGCGGGCGAGGCGGGCGTGCCCTTCTTCACCATCTCGGGCTCGGACTTCGTCGAGATGTTCGTCGGCGTCGGCGCCAGCCGCGTCCGCGACATGTTCGAGCAGGCCAAGAAATCCGCCCCCTGCATCCTCTTCATCGACGAGATCGACGCCGTGGGCCGCGCCCGGGGCGTGGGCATCGGCGGCGGCAATGACGAGCGCGAGCAGACCCTGAACCAGCTGCTGGTCGAGATGGACGGCTTCGAGGCGAACGAAGGCATCATCATCGTCGCCGCGACCAACCGCAAGGACGTGCTGGACCCCGCGCTGCTGCGTCCGGGCCGCTTCGACCGCCAGATCCACGTGCCCAATCCCGACATCAAGGGCCGCGAGAAGATCCTGTCCGTCCATGCCCGCAAGGTCCCGGTCGGCCCCGATGTCGACCTGCGCCTGATCGCGCGCGGCACGCCTGGCTTCTCGGGCGCCGACCTGATGAACCTGGTGAACGAGGCGGCGCTGACCGCCGCGCGGATCGGCCGCCGCTTCGTCAGCATGGCCGATTTCGAAAGCGCCAAGGACAAGGTGATGCTGGGCGTGGAACGCCGTTCGCTGGTCCTGACGCCCGAGCAGAAGGAAAAGACCGCCTATCACGAGGCAGGTCACGCCGTCGTCGGCCTGTCGCTGCCCAAATGCGACCCGGTCTACAAGGCGACCATCATCCCGCGCGGCGGTGCCTTAGGCATGGTCGTCAGCCTGCCCGAGATGGACCGCCTGAACTTCCACAAGGACGAGGCCAAGCAGAAGATCACGATGACCATGGCCGGCAAGGCCGCCGAGATCATCAAGTATGGTGAAGAAGGCGTGTCGAACGGCCCCGCGGGCGACATCCAGCAGGCCAGCGCGCTGGCCCGGGCGATGGTTATGCGGTGGGGCATGTCCGACAAGGTCGGCGCCGTGGACTATGCCGAGGCGCACGAGGGCTACAACGGCAGCACCGGCGGGTTCTCGGTCTCGGCCGCGACCAAGGAACTGATCGAGCAGGAGGTCCGCGACCTGATCGAGGAGGGCTACCAAGAGGCCTATCGCATCCTGATCGAGAAGGAGGTCGAGTTCGAGCGGATGGCCCGCGGCCTCTTGGAATACGAGACCCTGACCGGCGAGGAAATCGCCCGGATCCTGCGCGGCGACGCTCTGGACGGCGGCGACGACGACACCCCGCCCAGCCTGATCCCCGCGGTCACGGCGATCCCGAAGACCGGGGCCGCACCGAACCCGGGCGGCGATCCCGCGCCGGCCTGA
- the tolR gene encoding protein TolR — MASSVVKRTSRKGRRRNMPMSEINVTPFVDVMLVLLIIFMVAAPLMTAGVPLNLPETAASAVPTEQEEPLVIAVPAEGAMQVMDQPVADDQMVTALRAALADRSTSRVFLRADGTIPYARVVQIMGALNAAGITDIVLVTETGGPRMDAAGTGN; from the coding sequence ATGGCATCCTCGGTCGTCAAGCGGACCAGCCGCAAGGGACGCCGGCGCAACATGCCGATGTCTGAGATCAACGTCACGCCCTTCGTGGACGTGATGCTGGTCCTGCTGATCATCTTCATGGTCGCGGCGCCGCTGATGACGGCGGGCGTGCCGCTGAACCTGCCCGAGACCGCCGCCAGCGCCGTGCCCACCGAACAGGAGGAACCGCTGGTCATCGCGGTGCCCGCCGAGGGGGCGATGCAGGTCATGGACCAGCCCGTGGCCGACGACCAGATGGTCACCGCCCTGCGCGCCGCCCTGGCCGACCGCAGCACCTCCCGCGTGTTCCTGCGCGCCGACGGCACCATCCCCTATGCCCGCGTGGTCCAGATCATGGGCGCGCTGAACGCGGCGGGCATCACCGACATCGTGCTGGTCACCGAGACCGGCGGACCGCGCATGGACGCGGCCGGGACGGGCAACTAG
- the ruvB gene encoding Holliday junction branch migration DNA helicase RuvB, which translates to MSASDPVLRPAPLEGDAEDRALRPQNLSEFVGQAEARANLKVFIESAKMRGKAMDHTLFFGPPGLGKTTLAQIMARELGVNFRMTSGPVIARAGDLAAILTNLESRDVLFIDEIHRMNPAVEEVLYPAMEDFELDLVIGDGPAARTVRIELQPFTLVGATTRLGLLTTPLRDRFGIPTRLQFYEIPELDLIVQRGARLMGISADPEGTMEIARRARGTPRIAGRLLRRVIDFALVEGNGRLTREIADIALNRLGVDDLGLDGADRRYLTLMAQHYAGGPVGVETLSAALSESRDAIEEVIEPYLLQQGLIARTPRGRQLASRAWRHLGLDMPVPQGQASLFDG; encoded by the coding sequence ATGAGCGCCTCGGACCCCGTCCTGCGTCCCGCGCCCTTGGAGGGCGACGCCGAGGACCGGGCCCTGCGCCCGCAGAACCTGTCCGAATTCGTGGGCCAGGCCGAGGCGCGCGCCAACCTGAAGGTCTTCATAGAAAGCGCCAAGATGCGCGGCAAGGCGATGGACCACACGCTGTTCTTCGGGCCGCCCGGTCTGGGCAAGACCACGCTGGCGCAGATCATGGCGCGCGAGCTGGGGGTGAACTTCCGCATGACCTCGGGCCCGGTGATCGCGCGGGCGGGCGATCTGGCGGCGATCCTCACGAACCTCGAATCGCGCGATGTGCTGTTCATCGACGAGATCCACCGCATGAACCCGGCGGTCGAGGAGGTGCTGTACCCGGCGATGGAGGATTTCGAACTGGATCTGGTGATCGGCGACGGCCCCGCCGCCCGCACCGTGCGGATCGAGCTGCAGCCCTTCACCCTGGTCGGCGCCACCACGCGGCTTGGCCTGCTGACCACGCCGCTGCGCGACCGCTTCGGCATTCCCACGCGGCTGCAGTTCTACGAGATCCCCGAGCTGGACCTGATCGTGCAGCGCGGTGCCCGGCTGATGGGCATCAGCGCCGATCCCGAAGGCACGATGGAGATCGCCCGCCGCGCCCGGGGCACCCCCCGCATCGCGGGCCGCCTGCTGCGCCGGGTCATCGACTTTGCGCTGGTCGAGGGGAACGGGCGGCTGACCCGGGAGATCGCCGACATCGCGCTGAACCGGCTCGGTGTCGACGATCTGGGGCTGGACGGGGCCGACCGCCGCTATCTGACGCTGATGGCGCAGCATTACGCAGGCGGGCCGGTGGGGGTCGAGACGCTGTCCGCCGCCCTGTCCGAAAGCCGCGACGCGATCGAGGAGGTGATCGAGCCCTATCTGCTGCAGCAGGGCCTGATCGCGCGCACCCCGCGCGGGCGGCAGCTGGCCTCGCGTGCCTGGCGGCATCTGGGGCTGGACATGCCGGTGCCGCAGGGACAGGCCAGCCTGTTTGACGGCTGA
- the tolQ gene encoding protein TolQ has product MEPIQAAEAIDFSAVALFWRSSLTVQVVMVMLIVASFWSWAIIVQKFLTFAQARQEASKFDRAFWSGEPLDDLYDRLGDRPKGASERIFGAGMTEWRRSHRDDGRLIPGGISRIDRAMNVAIQREEQRLFRGLSFLATVGSTAPFIGLFGTVWGIKTAFEGIALTQDTSLAVVAPGIAEALLATALGLVAAIPAVVFYNKLSGDAERITGGWEAFSDEFSTLLSRQMDEG; this is encoded by the coding sequence ATGGAACCCATACAGGCCGCCGAGGCCATCGACTTTTCTGCCGTGGCGCTGTTCTGGCGCTCGTCGCTGACGGTGCAGGTGGTGATGGTCATGCTGATCGTCGCCTCGTTCTGGTCCTGGGCGATCATCGTGCAGAAGTTCCTGACCTTCGCGCAGGCCCGCCAGGAGGCGTCCAAGTTCGACCGCGCCTTCTGGTCCGGAGAGCCGCTGGACGATCTGTACGACCGCCTGGGGGACCGGCCCAAAGGCGCTTCGGAACGGATCTTCGGCGCCGGGATGACCGAATGGCGCCGCAGCCACCGCGATGACGGGCGGCTGATCCCCGGCGGCATCAGCCGCATCGACCGCGCCATGAACGTGGCGATCCAGCGCGAGGAGCAGCGCCTGTTCCGGGGCCTGTCCTTCCTGGCGACCGTGGGGTCCACCGCGCCGTTCATCGGCCTCTTCGGCACGGTCTGGGGGATCAAGACCGCCTTCGAGGGGATCGCGCTCACCCAGGACACCAGCCTGGCCGTCGTGGCGCCGGGCATCGCCGAGGCGCTGCTGGCGACCGCCTTGGGCCTGGTCGCGGCCATCCCGGCGGTCGTCTTCTACAACAAGCTCTCGGGCGACGCCGAGCGCATCACCGGCGGGTGGGAGGCGTTCTCGGACGAATTCTCGACGCTTCTGTCGCGCCAGATGGACGAGGGCTGA
- the htpX gene encoding zinc metalloprotease HtpX has protein sequence MAGNVKVFMLMAALTALVMALGWMLGGAGGAMIALVIAGGMNFFSYWNSDKMVLRQQGAVELAPGQAGELYEMTAELARRADLPMPRLYLLPTEQPNAFATGRNPENAAVAVTQGLVGALSRDEIAGVIAHELAHIKHRDTLTMTITATMAGAIAMMGNMMLFAGGRDGRGGMIGSIIAMIVAPMAAMMVQMAISRAREYEADATGAAICGQPRALAQALQRIAAAAGRTVNVPAEKNPAAASMFIINPLHALRADKLFSTHPPTEERIARLMAMEGGAGPAPMAGAPAASRIPRSGARAAGRAPRAPWGRG, from the coding sequence GGGCTGGATGCTGGGTGGCGCGGGCGGCGCGATGATCGCGCTGGTGATCGCGGGCGGCATGAACTTCTTCAGCTACTGGAACAGCGACAAGATGGTCCTGCGCCAGCAGGGCGCGGTGGAACTGGCGCCGGGGCAGGCGGGCGAGCTGTACGAGATGACCGCCGAACTGGCCCGCCGCGCCGACCTGCCGATGCCCAGGCTGTACCTGCTGCCGACCGAGCAGCCCAATGCCTTCGCCACCGGCCGCAATCCCGAAAACGCCGCCGTGGCGGTCACGCAGGGGCTGGTCGGCGCGCTGAGCCGGGACGAGATCGCGGGCGTGATCGCGCATGAGCTGGCCCATATCAAGCATCGCGACACGCTGACCATGACCATCACCGCCACCATGGCGGGCGCCATCGCGATGATGGGCAACATGATGCTGTTCGCGGGGGGCCGCGACGGGCGGGGCGGCATGATCGGCAGCATCATCGCGATGATCGTGGCGCCGATGGCCGCGATGATGGTGCAGATGGCGATCTCGAGGGCCCGCGAATACGAGGCCGATGCGACCGGCGCCGCGATCTGCGGCCAGCCGCGCGCCTTGGCGCAGGCGCTGCAACGGATCGCCGCGGCGGCCGGGCGCACGGTCAACGTGCCCGCCGAGAAGAACCCGGCGGCGGCCTCGATGTTCATCATCAACCCGCTGCACGCGCTGCGCGCCGACAAGCTGTTCTCGACCCATCCCCCGACCGAGGAGCGGATCGCCCGCCTGATGGCGATGGAGGGGGGCGCGGGCCCGGCCCCCATGGCCGGCGCACCCGCCGCCAGCCGCATCCCCCGCAGCGGCGCCCGGGCCGCGGGGCGCGCCCCCCGGGCCCCCTGGGGCCGCGGATGA
- the ybgC gene encoding tol-pal system-associated acyl-CoA thioesterase produces the protein MSHELTLRVYYEDTDLAGIVYYANYLKFIERARSEWVRALGIDQQAMQRDSGHVFAVRRVEADYLRPARFDDVLRVVTDLAQASPARLIVDQQVRRDDQLLFAARVTIACVDRQGRPVRLPSILRTAIDG, from the coding sequence ATGAGCCATGAACTGACCCTGCGCGTCTATTACGAAGACACCGATCTTGCCGGCATCGTCTATTATGCCAACTACCTGAAATTCATCGAGCGCGCGCGGTCGGAATGGGTGCGCGCGCTTGGCATCGACCAGCAGGCCATGCAGCGCGACAGCGGCCATGTCTTCGCCGTGCGCCGGGTCGAGGCCGACTATCTGCGGCCCGCCCGCTTCGACGACGTCCTGCGGGTCGTCACCGATCTGGCGCAGGCCAGCCCGGCCCGGCTGATCGTCGATCAGCAGGTGCGGCGCGACGACCAGCTGCTGTTCGCGGCGCGCGTCACCATCGCCTGCGTCGACCGGCAGGGGCGGCCCGTCCGGCTGCCCTCGATCCTGCGGACGGCGATCGATGGCTGA
- the pal gene encoding peptidoglycan-associated lipoprotein Pal, translating into MMTAAKTPALLAALLSLAACAQPAPPVMAPVTDPYASTGGGAVFQGDLAGGVLGAQATTQYFQSAIGDTVRFPADQTTLTAEAREILARQAGWLTQHAGFTAVVQGHAEETGTREYNLALGARRASAVQEYLVAQGVAPDRIRTLSFGKERPAATCSDEGCYAQNRRVVTVVTEAAPPAAMVMATPPAVSAPVATAPGVLPGGATGIGM; encoded by the coding sequence ATGATGACCGCCGCCAAGACACCCGCCCTGCTGGCCGCCCTTCTGTCCCTGGCGGCCTGTGCCCAGCCCGCGCCTCCGGTCATGGCCCCGGTCACCGACCCCTATGCCAGCACCGGCGGCGGGGCGGTGTTCCAGGGCGATCTGGCGGGCGGCGTCCTGGGCGCGCAGGCGACCACGCAGTATTTCCAGAGCGCGATCGGCGACACCGTGCGCTTTCCCGCCGACCAGACGACCCTGACGGCGGAGGCGCGCGAGATCCTGGCCCGGCAGGCCGGCTGGCTGACCCAGCATGCGGGCTTCACCGCCGTCGTGCAGGGCCATGCCGAGGAAACCGGCACCCGCGAATACAACCTGGCCCTGGGCGCCCGTCGGGCCAGCGCGGTGCAGGAATACCTGGTGGCGCAGGGCGTGGCCCCCGACCGCATCCGGACCCTGTCCTTCGGCAAGGAACGCCCCGCCGCCACCTGCTCGGACGAGGGCTGCTATGCCCAGAACCGCCGCGTGGTGACGGTCGTGACCGAGGCCGCCCCGCCCGCCGCCATGGTCATGGCAACGCCCCCCGCCGTGTCAGCCCCCGTGGCGACCGCGCCGGGCGTCCTGCCGGGCGGCGCGACCGGGATCGGCATGTGA
- the tolB gene encoding Tol-Pal system beta propeller repeat protein TolB: MFRPSILASALALAAALLPAGPLLAQDAPLRIEITDGVIEPMTIAIPAFHGDAEIAARVRQVVAQDLTGTGLFREIPAEAQVARPGSFAEAVSYEDWRAIDAQALVSAEVRQMGENISVRFRLFDVVSGQPQGDGMQFDARASDWRRAAHKIADQIYARLTGEKPYFDSRVAFVQETGPKNARIKRIGVMDYDGANILWMTDSSSLVLAPKFSPDGRRLLYTSYDSGFPQIQLMDVASVSARPLTQDASTMAFAPTFSPDGRWVAYSREQGGNTDIWLMDVATGAQRPLTNSPAIDTSPGFSPDGQRVVFESDRSGTPQLYIMGLDGAEPVRISFGEGRYGTPAWSPKGDMVAFTKQIGDRFHIGVMRTDGSSERMLTESFLDEGPTWAPNGRVVMFTRVTPGGNGQPRLHSVDITGRNMRPMNLDFAASDPSWGPLMP; encoded by the coding sequence ATGTTCCGACCCTCGATCCTTGCTTCCGCCCTCGCCCTGGCCGCAGCCCTGCTGCCGGCCGGACCCCTGCTGGCGCAGGACGCGCCGCTGCGCATCGAGATCACCGATGGCGTGATCGAGCCGATGACCATCGCCATTCCCGCCTTCCACGGCGATGCCGAGATCGCCGCCCGCGTGCGTCAGGTGGTGGCCCAGGACCTGACCGGCACCGGCCTCTTCCGCGAGATCCCGGCCGAGGCGCAGGTCGCGCGGCCCGGCAGCTTTGCCGAGGCCGTCAGCTACGAGGACTGGCGGGCAATCGACGCGCAGGCGCTGGTCTCGGCCGAGGTGCGGCAGATGGGCGAGAACATCAGCGTGCGGTTCCGGCTGTTCGACGTGGTCTCGGGGCAGCCGCAGGGCGACGGGATGCAGTTCGACGCCCGCGCCAGCGACTGGCGCCGCGCCGCGCACAAGATCGCCGACCAGATCTATGCCCGGCTGACCGGCGAGAAGCCCTATTTCGACAGCCGCGTGGCCTTCGTGCAGGAGACCGGCCCCAAGAATGCCCGCATCAAGCGCATCGGGGTGATGGATTACGACGGCGCCAACATCCTGTGGATGACCGACAGCTCGTCGCTGGTGCTGGCGCCCAAGTTCTCGCCGGACGGGCGGCGGCTGCTGTACACCAGCTATGACAGCGGCTTTCCGCAGATCCAGCTGATGGACGTGGCCAGCGTCAGCGCCCGGCCCCTGACGCAGGACGCCTCGACCATGGCTTTCGCGCCGACCTTCAGCCCGGACGGGCGGTGGGTGGCCTATTCTCGCGAGCAGGGCGGCAATACCGACATCTGGCTGATGGACGTGGCGACCGGCGCACAGCGGCCGCTGACCAATTCGCCCGCCATCGACACCTCGCCCGGCTTCAGCCCGGACGGGCAGCGCGTGGTCTTCGAAAGCGATCGCTCGGGGACGCCGCAGCTCTACATCATGGGGCTGGACGGGGCCGAGCCGGTGCGCATCAGCTTTGGCGAGGGGCGGTACGGCACCCCCGCCTGGTCGCCCAAGGGCGACATGGTGGCCTTCACCAAGCAGATCGGCGACCGGTTCCATATCGGGGTGATGCGCACCGACGGATCGTCCGAGCGCATGCTGACCGAGTCCTTCCTGGACGAGGGGCCGACCTGGGCGCCCAACGGCCGCGTGGTGATGTTCACGCGCGTCACCCCGGGCGGAAACGGCCAGCCCCGGCTGCATTCGGTGGACATCACCGGGCGCAACATGCGACCCATGAACCTGGACTTTGCCGCCTCGGACCCGTCCTGGGGACCCCTGATGCCATGA